The sequence below is a genomic window from Cicer arietinum cultivar CDC Frontier isolate Library 1 chromosome 6, Cicar.CDCFrontier_v2.0, whole genome shotgun sequence.
tcctaaaataaatataactatttaGTTTCCAAAAATAAACGCAACTAGTTAGTTTCCTAAAACATACTATTACTATtaaggcttaattgtagttttaatcccccatattttagctgaatcatgAAAGTAAtcctattttatttctccccagttttagtccccaaacaaaaaatttggtctaaaacttgatgaaatgtcatttttttgcgcttatttaagccacatcatgcctcaagatctcgtggtgtaacaattgtacatgaaatctatgattataaatagtattgtgtgacttaaaaaaatgacatttcatcaacattttgaccaaaattctatttggtGACCAAgactggagagaaataaaataggaggactacttttgtgattcaactaaaatagggagatcaaaactgcaattaaatctactattaattaataataaaccaATAAAGTAGCATCTGCCAAGTCGGGATTTTGCTTACTCAACAAAACCTTCTTCTCCTTGGTAAACAACTTAGGACGACCTATTCACATAAGCATGAaagaatgaaaacaaaaattccAACACTTaacaaactatatatatatgcaaaCAATGATAAGCAGCAATGAATAAAATGAACATATTCATAAATTTAACCATCTCTGAATAAATCCATTTGATCACAATTGAATTTCTTTGTTTATATCACCATTTGTTACGTACCATAAAATGTGAAGTAGCACCACATTAAGAGTCGATTTTGGATAAACTTCTCCAAAAGATATATCAAACATATCTTACAATAACTATGAGTTTCCggtacaatattttaattttttcataagCTCTCTCATTTAACTTTTTGTAAAATGTGAGTAAGATCATCATAATTATTTTCCATAAATTTACTTTAACTAAGAAGCTCCAATAAATTATCAGCAAATCCAAACCACacttagtttttaaaaagaTCATACATCACCAAGGAAGTTAATCTTCGCTACATTATTAGTACATGTTGCAAAGAACCAAAAGCCATCTACTAGGCAACAATCGTAATAATCCTCAACAACATCCATACAAACGaaagcaaaacaaaaaacaaagacaaatatcacatttttaattatttctctctaaaatccaATACAATCTTTATCTTGTGTTCTTGTTTCAAACACTCCTGCTTTTAACATTAGCTTATCCCTTTGCATgttatgataaatttttatatataatgcaAAACATCATCAATATCATTATGAGAAgagaatcaacaaaaagaaatagCAAACAACATCAACTCTGATAAGTACAAATGTATTGCAAATAACCTATTCCTAACTCATAACAAAACAAATGCTATTGATTATAcaaatacaaagaaaaaatcAGCAAGCATGAATacaaatacaaaagaaaaaaaaaactcaacaaACATGAATACAAAGTTTAAGTAATTATCAATTCACAACTTTAAAGATACAAAGATAAACAAAGCTAAACTacacaaattttcaaaaaatacagcaaaacaataaaaaataaagtatcaaTCATGGTAGGAATAAAATGCATGAACTCAAAATTTCAACACATAATTAGTTTTTCATTTCAAACTTTTGGATGGTAAAAACGTGAACTCGTCTGAAAAGGGTACTAGACAAACAAAATCACGTGAATAGAGAAGACCAAATAGAAAATTATTGCGCAAAGAGAGAGAATAAACAAATGACTTTTCTATTTGCGACGACCACGGGACATGGCTTCATTTCGACTTAAGGGTTCTGTACATATGAAACATTGATTAtgatttctaaatattttaggATTTTAGGATTTTgttagaattaaaatttaaaactaagttaTGGTTACAGTTCACCTCTACTTTTTAAAACCggtccaattaaaaaaaattgattttaaaataagtttggTTCTCAGTTTTTTTTTGCCCACCCCTAGGATTTGTAATGGTATGTGATGAGATTCTATAAAGCTCTTACAATACAAGaagaagttattttataatggaataaaaagaatcaaattattttgactATATTTGAAGCTTTAGATGTCTGATTGACGTGATCTTTAATTCGTTGAAAAACTTAGAGAATTATCTACAATTTGTCTTTTAGACTCAATAGCAAAATCAACTTCTTTCATGGTGAAAAACTGGCTTAAAGTTGATGACGTGATGAGCGGgctaaagttttttattttgttaatttaaattaaaataaataatgaactAATTCACGAGAAACGAGTGGTATTTAAGTGGAGCACAAAACACAACGTAGAAGCATTTTATTGTAGTAGAGGCAACTTGTGATTTGACTTGCTAAAGGTAACTCTTGAGTTTTTTTGTATTACTATTGTAAtcacatttttattaattttagacaatGTAATTAGTGCAACTACTAGACATGATAATGATTGCAATAAATAGGAATTGATGTTCGtttattgtgatttttgtaTTACTTGTAATCAACCCAATAAAGTCTTTCCTTTATATAGAGAGAATTACGTAATAAAATGGAGAAGACTTTTGTTGAAGAAAACACTTTGTGTATTTGGAAAATTATATCTGTTTTTGGTTCTAGATTAGACCATCTCTTTTGATCTTATCTAAAATCAAGTTTTCTTGTGATGATCACTCACTTAAAGCTTGTCATTTATTATTCTCCATAGAAGTAAGACTGTAGTGTCATTCCATTTCTATTTTCaccatttttgttattttattcttgttacaatttttatatttttcaataattcaaaatatatgtgTGTGTTATCAATGATATAGAATGGCACATCATTCATTTGGGTAGTAATCGGTATGAGTCTAAAAGGGCCAATCCAAATATATTATGGATAAACCACCAAATAAGCCCAATTTAAAAGGAGTAAACATGGCCAATCGCAAAGTCCAGAAAAATATAAGACCCATTGTGCTCATGCCGATAGTGAGGGACGATGCATCACATAAACTACACCCGATGTCAATCCAGAATCACACGCGTCCACAAGAAAGAGATCTAGAAGTACCAATGCACCTCTACTATTTAATATACCAATGAGCTCATCAAACCTGATACGAGCTCCTACATATCTAATTGTTCAGTTACAACGCTTATCCCAATATAATATGAACAACTGCTTGAGTGAAAATAGAAACTAACTAgattatatactttttaaataagGGGTTCGCACCCCAAATACCATACGCCTTATTATTTACTTactatattttctatttttttgtaCATGGTCTTATTTCGACATCATAATGTCTTTGTAGGTACACCATTTATTTGGAGCAAAAGCATATGAAAATAAGGTGTTCAACTAGAGCACCACAACAACATCAAGCTTAGAGTCTATATCACTAACACCGATAATACACCTTGCTAGTTCAAATAAGAACAAAGATTAACATGTCAGCTAAGTATAACGCACACACCTATAAATTGTATAAGGATACACAAATAGTTAATTATCACTATCACGGCGTTATTTTTGTAGATCCACTATTTTCACAATCACTTGATTTTTGTCTTGTGTCATCCATGTACTATAGTTCATTAAGATTCTTATCTTATTTGAGATAATCACTCTCTCATATTTTTACGAAATTAACTCCAATAAGATATACATTAATCAACCTACCATATGATCAAATATACCACTTCACCGGACTTTTTTTGTCTATTGATGTTGTTATCACAACTTTAATtttatgtcttttatttttgggTCATGCTAACAATGACATTTGTAAATtctaaatgttattaattttttttaatatttcaagaTGTTAAATACACAACttctataatatattttcatacataaaaaaaaattcctacttttaatttctcaatCTTACagtttccttttaattttttcttatgaGGACACAAACTcttaaatcttaattaattgTGTAGTGCATGTAAAAagggtattttttttcttttgtaaccatagtatttattgtaaaaagcatataataaaaatacaacgCATGAAGCATCTCCGACTTTCTGAGGAGTCGAGCATTTGAACGTGGAAGTTTCACTCGTCCCTGTTCAGATTCCTCTCTTATATAACCTTCCCTTACTAGCCGCCACCAATGTTTACTTAATCCCAACGCCAAACTTTCTCTCTTTCCACaaactcataaaataaaaaccctCTAGGGTTTCATGATTCCAATTCAAATTCGATCCCAATATTTCCCCAAAACGATGTTGTTCCACCTCTAGGGTTTCCATAAACGCTACAATTCTCAATCCCTATATTCAATTATCGTGATCCACAACAACAAGTAGAACAAGATGTATAGCAATTTCAAGGAACAAGCAATAGAGTACGTCAAACAAGCCGTACAAGAAGACAATTCGGGTAACTACGCAAAAGCGTTCCCTCTATACATGAACGCGTTAGAGTATTTCAAAACGCATCTCAAGTACGAAAAGAATCCCAAAATCAAAGAAGCAATCACTCAGAAATTCACAGAGTATCTTCGCCGTGCAGAGGAGATCCGTGCTGTTTTAGATGATGGTGGGCCGGGGCCTGCTTCTAATGGGGATGCTGCTGTTGCTACGCGGCCCAAAACGAAGCCCAAGAACGGTGGTGAGGGAGATGGCGAGGATCCTGAGCAGTCTAAGCTTAGGGCTGGCTTGAATTCTGCGATTGTGAGGGAGAAGCCGAATGTGAAGTGGAATGACGTTGCTGGGTTGGAGAGTGCGAAACAGTCTTTGCAGGAAGCGGTTATCTTGCCTGTGAAGTTTCCTCAGTTCTTCACTGGTGAGTTTCCCCTGGATTGATAATCTTCATTAGCTGCATTTAGGCCCTGTTTGGATAAtcagtttacagcgcttgtgtataAGCTATTTTTATAACAGAGGGTAAAATCaagtcaaactatttttatatagcTATAAGCTGTTTTCACAAGCTATCAAGACAGCTTATGAAAATTagatgaaaacaacttatgagcATGCCATAAGCTGCATCTATAAGCTCTCCCAAACAAGCTCACAAGTGCTTTTGCCAGtagataagctcaaataagtCACTACAAACAGATGTTAAAATCATAGTGTGTTTGATTAAATCACGGTGACAGGTGGATAGAGCAATTTTGCTGAAGCTCCAAAGTTTAGCTTTTGCCAGAATCCCCGTGTTATACATTGCGAATCCGTGATTCTACCAAATTCACTGTCAATTCAAATAATTGCTTAATCTTCTTGAGCAATTGAATATTATTCGATGCAATAAAACTAGTAGGAAATATCATGTGCTTCAACCAAGCCTCTGGGTCCCATGGTTGTAAAGTCAATAAACACGCAAGGGTCGACCTGGCTCACTCAGGTTTGATTCCAGGTGGTGCAAAAAATGCCAAGATGCTTAGCCAATGGCAGCCACACACGACAACAGTGATTAGCCTCTCATTCAAAGTTTTGGGATACACAAAAACCCTGTGTATTGGAAATGGCGGAAAACATAGATGTGAAATTCTGCCA
It includes:
- the LOC101511576 gene encoding protein SUPPRESSOR OF K(+) TRANSPORT GROWTH DEFECT 1-like isoform X2; the protein is MYSNFKEQAIEYVKQAVQEDNSGNYAKAFPLYMNALEYFKTHLKYEKNPKIKEAITQKFTEYLRRAEEIRAVLDDGGPGPASNGDAAVATRPKTKPKNGGEGDGEDPEQSKLRAGLNSAIVREKPNVKWNDVAGLESAKQSLQEAVILPVKFPQFFTGKRRPWRAFLLYGPPGTGKSYLAKAVATEADSTFFRSSAAITQQT